Proteins from one Bacteroides zhangwenhongii genomic window:
- a CDS encoding two-component regulator propeller domain-containing protein: MKKNTLLIFSLLLFYLYPAFASVEVRSNKLTTGDGLANNSIRYMSQDSKGFIWLGTLNGLSYYDGNSFVNIYPDIHNPLSLADSRIRSIEEDPNGFLWISTMSSFISCYDLRHGRFVDFTGCNEYKENYSKFFITSDNSVWLWHNQNGCRRIVYQDGKFSSQTYKKELGNLPSDRVQFVLESAKGEVWIGTRKGLLKYRNGQTDNLDPQSQSWEHIIAYDQYTCIITDKNEIYRHTYSTDKLEKVGSLAASFDDNSRVTGNFLLADKWVLFTANGSYLLDIPTGKLSRYSDLNIKNGAVTKDNKKNVWVHNYTGHLWYVNVTTGNIKPFQFLSSEHIGYIDVERYSIVHDSRDIIWITTYGNGLYAYELATGDLQHFTFDIGQSSHINSNYLQYVMEDRSGGIWVSSEFSGLSHLEILNKGTQRLHPSGENSSDRSNTIRMLFQTRNGNIYMANRMGSLYEYDPGLTKTIRREDFTHNVYSMNEDPEGNLWLGMRGTGLRIGADKWYKNNSKDPNSLSNDQVFSIYRDRKGRMWLGTFGGGLNLAVKTKDGYQFRHFLQDNYGEKRIRVIEEDKNGRMWVGTNNGIYIFHPDSLIASPKNYIIYNHVNGTFPNNEIRCLMNDHEGNMWIGTAGAGFAVCHPEGDYQHLTFNCYDIKDGLSNAVVQSIVQDKDNKMWIATEYGISRFTPATKQIENYFFSSYTLGNVYSENTACVSNDGKLLFGTNYGLVVLNADKIENLDKPTSVVFTGLQINGANMLPGVEDSPLQEAMPYINELNLKYYQQSFVISFSTFNYLNGVSKYSYCLPPYDTEWSSPSNLNFATYRNLPPGKYKLHVKACNAAGIWGEENVMEIVIAPPFWKTTWAYLLYALLIAVAGYFSFRIIRNFNALRNRITVENQLTEYKLEFFTNISHEFRTPLTLIQGALERIVNMGNHSRDMQHSLKIMDKSTKRMLRLINQLLEFRKMQKNKLALSLEETDIIAFCYEIFLSFKDVSESKNMDFRFEPSHTSYKMPVDKGNLDKVIYNLLSNAFKYTPSNGKIIFKVEISEQKQQLCIQVTDTGVGIPKEKRNELFNRFMQSSFSHSSVGVGLHLTYGLVNIHKGTISYKENEGGGSIFTVELPANADVYEEKDFLIPNQILIEEEEQRHKEFIASDKTEEPAEPSVPLNKRKVLIIEDDNDVREFLKEEIGQYFEVVAEADGISGFERAQTFDADLIICDVLMPGMTGFEVTKKLKNEFATSHIPIILLTALNMDEKYLEGIEAGADAYITKPFSVSLLLARVSRLIEQRDKLREKFSNEPGIVHSAICTNNKDSKFLAKLNEILNEHMVEAEFSVDDYANLMGLGRTVFYKKVRGVTGYSPNEYLRVIRMKKAAELLLTEDLTVAEISYKVGINDPYYFSKCFKNQFGIAPSIYQKNKGQHGSSSPQITQINTD, translated from the coding sequence ATGAAGAAGAATACGTTACTTATATTCTCCCTCCTGTTATTCTACTTGTACCCGGCATTCGCCTCCGTAGAGGTACGTTCCAATAAACTGACTACCGGAGACGGATTAGCCAATAACTCCATCCGGTATATGTCGCAAGACAGTAAGGGATTCATCTGGCTGGGTACGCTCAACGGATTAAGTTATTATGACGGCAATTCTTTTGTCAACATCTACCCTGACATCCACAATCCGCTTTCACTGGCCGATTCACGCATCCGGAGTATAGAAGAAGATCCGAACGGCTTCCTATGGATTTCAACGATGTCCTCTTTTATCAGTTGTTATGACCTGCGTCACGGCCGTTTTGTGGATTTCACCGGATGCAACGAATATAAAGAAAACTATTCTAAGTTCTTCATTACTTCCGATAATTCCGTCTGGCTATGGCATAATCAAAACGGATGCAGGAGAATCGTTTATCAGGATGGGAAGTTCTCGTCACAGACTTATAAGAAAGAGTTGGGAAATCTACCTTCCGACAGGGTGCAGTTTGTATTGGAAAGCGCCAAAGGAGAAGTCTGGATCGGAACCCGTAAAGGGCTATTGAAATACCGGAACGGGCAAACTGACAATCTGGACCCGCAGAGCCAAAGTTGGGAACATATCATCGCTTATGACCAATATACCTGCATCATCACCGACAAGAATGAAATCTACCGTCACACCTACTCTACCGACAAACTGGAAAAAGTAGGTTCACTTGCCGCAAGCTTTGACGACAACAGTCGTGTCACGGGCAACTTCCTCCTGGCAGACAAATGGGTATTGTTTACCGCCAACGGCAGTTATCTGCTGGATATCCCTACCGGAAAACTTTCCCGCTACTCCGACCTGAATATCAAAAACGGTGCGGTCACCAAAGACAATAAAAAGAATGTATGGGTGCACAACTATACCGGACATTTATGGTACGTCAACGTTACAACGGGCAATATCAAACCTTTCCAGTTCCTTTCTTCCGAACATATCGGCTATATAGATGTGGAACGATATAGTATCGTACACGATTCACGGGATATCATCTGGATTACAACTTACGGAAACGGACTTTACGCATACGAGCTGGCTACGGGAGACTTGCAGCATTTCACCTTTGACATCGGCCAATCCAGCCATATTAACTCTAATTACCTCCAATATGTAATGGAAGACCGTTCCGGCGGTATCTGGGTAAGCTCCGAATTTTCCGGTTTATCTCATCTGGAGATTCTGAACAAAGGCACACAACGTCTCCATCCCAGCGGCGAGAACAGTTCCGACCGCTCCAATACCATCCGTATGCTTTTCCAAACCCGAAACGGAAATATCTATATGGCAAACCGCATGGGCAGCCTGTACGAATACGACCCCGGTCTGACCAAGACAATACGCCGCGAGGATTTCACCCACAATGTGTACAGTATGAACGAGGACCCGGAAGGTAACCTATGGCTGGGTATGAGAGGAACCGGTCTTCGTATCGGAGCGGACAAATGGTACAAGAACAACAGCAAAGATCCCAATTCGCTCTCCAACGACCAGGTGTTCTCCATCTACCGTGACCGGAAAGGCCGAATGTGGCTGGGAACGTTCGGCGGAGGACTGAACTTAGCCGTAAAGACGAAGGACGGCTATCAATTCCGGCACTTCTTGCAGGACAACTATGGAGAGAAACGTATCCGTGTCATCGAAGAAGACAAGAACGGGCGGATGTGGGTAGGCACCAATAACGGTATTTATATCTTCCATCCGGATTCCCTCATCGCTTCGCCCAAGAATTATATCATATACAATCATGTCAACGGCACATTCCCCAACAATGAGATACGTTGCCTGATGAATGACCATGAAGGCAATATGTGGATCGGAACCGCCGGAGCCGGATTTGCCGTCTGCCATCCGGAAGGCGATTATCAACATCTGACCTTCAACTGTTACGACATCAAAGACGGGTTGTCCAATGCCGTAGTGCAATCCATTGTTCAGGATAAGGATAATAAGATGTGGATAGCTACCGAATATGGCATTTCACGCTTCACTCCTGCAACCAAGCAAATTGAGAATTATTTCTTCTCTTCCTACACTTTGGGAAATGTATATAGTGAGAACACCGCTTGTGTAAGCAATGACGGCAAACTACTGTTCGGTACCAACTATGGCTTGGTTGTATTGAATGCCGATAAAATAGAGAATCTGGACAAACCGACTTCCGTAGTCTTTACCGGACTTCAGATCAACGGAGCCAATATGCTTCCCGGTGTAGAGGATTCTCCTTTGCAGGAGGCAATGCCATACATCAACGAGCTGAACTTGAAATATTATCAACAATCGTTTGTCATCTCCTTCTCCACATTCAACTATCTGAATGGGGTATCCAAGTATTCCTATTGCCTGCCCCCTTATGACACGGAATGGAGTTCGCCTTCCAACCTGAACTTCGCCACTTACCGGAACTTGCCTCCGGGCAAGTACAAACTCCACGTGAAAGCTTGCAACGCCGCAGGTATCTGGGGAGAAGAGAATGTGATGGAGATTGTGATAGCCCCTCCGTTCTGGAAAACGACTTGGGCTTACCTGTTATATGCCCTGTTAATCGCAGTAGCCGGCTATTTCAGTTTCCGTATCATCCGGAATTTCAACGCATTGCGCAACCGCATCACAGTAGAAAACCAGTTGACGGAATACAAGCTGGAATTCTTCACCAATATATCTCATGAGTTCCGCACTCCATTAACCCTGATTCAAGGAGCTTTGGAAAGAATCGTCAATATGGGAAACCATTCCAGAGATATGCAACATTCCCTAAAAATCATGGATAAGAGTACCAAGCGGATGTTGCGGCTTATCAACCAATTGCTGGAATTCCGGAAGATGCAGAAGAATAAACTTGCCCTTTCATTAGAAGAAACGGACATTATCGCTTTCTGCTATGAGATATTCCTAAGTTTCAAGGATGTAAGCGAATCCAAAAACATGGATTTCCGCTTCGAGCCGTCACATACCTCTTACAAAATGCCTGTCGATAAAGGAAATCTCGACAAGGTGATTTACAATCTACTTTCAAATGCATTCAAATACACTCCGTCCAATGGGAAAATCATATTCAAGGTAGAAATCTCGGAACAAAAGCAACAACTTTGTATCCAAGTGACGGACACAGGAGTAGGCATCCCGAAAGAAAAAAGAAACGAATTGTTCAACCGCTTCATGCAAAGCAGCTTCTCACACAGCAGCGTAGGTGTAGGGCTTCACCTCACCTATGGTCTGGTCAATATACATAAAGGAACGATTTCTTATAAGGAAAATGAAGGAGGCGGCTCTATCTTCACCGTAGAACTACCGGCAAATGCCGACGTTTACGAGGAAAAAGACTTCCTCATCCCTAACCAAATACTGATTGAGGAAGAAGAACAACGCCATAAAGAATTTATTGCGAGTGACAAGACAGAAGAACCGGCAGAACCTTCCGTTCCATTGAATAAACGGAAAGTATTAATCATAGAAGACGACAACGATGTCCGTGAATTCTTAAAAGAGGAAATCGGTCAATACTTCGAAGTGGTGGCCGAAGCGGACGGGATCAGTGGCTTTGAACGTGCACAGACCTTTGACGCCGATTTGATTATCTGTGATGTGTTAATGCCGGGAATGACAGGATTTGAAGTGACTAAGAAACTAAAGAATGAGTTCGCAACAAGTCATATCCCCATCATCCTGCTGACTGCCCTTAATATGGATGAAAAATACCTGGAAGGTATAGAGGCCGGAGCGGATGCCTATATCACCAAACCATTCAGTGTATCTTTGCTGCTCGCCAGAGTATCCAGACTGATAGAGCAACGGGACAAACTCCGTGAGAAGTTCTCCAATGAACCGGGAATCGTCCATTCAGCAATCTGCACCAACAACAAAGACAGCAAGTTCCTGGCAAAGCTGAACGAAATACTGAACGAGCACATGGTAGAAGCCGAATTCTCGGTAGACGACTATGCCAACCTTATGGGATTGGGACGTACCGTATTCTATAAGAAAGTACGTGGAGTGACAGGATACTCTCCGAATGAATACTTACGTGTTATCCGTATGAAGAAAGCAGCGGAATTGTTATTGACCGAAGACCTGACCGTTGCCGAGATTTCCTATAAAGTGGGTATCAATGATCCTTATTATTTCAGTAAATGTTTCAAGAACCAATTTGGAATCGCTCCTTCTATTTATCAGAAGAATAAAGGACAGCATGGTTCGAGTTCACCACAGATTACACAGATTAACACAGATTAA
- a CDS encoding HigA family addiction module antitoxin, with translation MGKYTCQRPIHPGELLKEEVESRKLSQAKLAAQAGISYKILNDILNCRRPLTTSTALLLEAVLGIDAGLLMRMQLDYNMQQTRNDKSFMERLNRIRQYAALL, from the coding sequence ATGGGAAAATATACATGTCAACGCCCCATACATCCGGGCGAACTGCTCAAGGAAGAGGTTGAAAGCCGCAAACTGTCGCAAGCCAAACTTGCTGCACAGGCGGGAATTTCGTACAAGATTTTAAACGATATTCTGAACTGCCGCCGTCCTCTGACCACTTCCACCGCGTTGCTGCTCGAAGCGGTTTTAGGGATAGATGCCGGACTGCTGATGCGTATGCAGTTGGATTACAACATGCAGCAGACCCGAAATGACAAATCTTTTATGGAACGTTTGAATCGGATACGACAATACGCAGCGTTGCTATAA
- a CDS encoding rhamnogalacturonan lyase has protein sequence MKRSTSWLLLCMLTLVTIPTVMAQPNYNYSKLQREKLGRGVIAIRENPSEVAVSWRYLSSDPIKTGFNVYRDGKKLNDQPVIAGTMFRDKNGSPAAAVYEVRPVIKGKETHHTDGKYTLPENSPLGYLQIPLKRPEGGVTPAGDSYTYSPNDASIGDVDGDGEYEIILKWDPSNSRDNSHDGYTGEVLIDCYRLNGEQLWRINLGKNIRAGAHYTQFMVYDLDGDGKAEVVTRTADGSVDAKGNVIGNTQADYREHGTFSKKRNAIVNQGRVWKGKEYLTVFSGLTGEALHTIDYIPQRGDPSDWGDERANRSDRFLACVAYLDGIHPSVVMCRGYYTRTVLAAFDWNGKELKKHWVFDSNDPGCEDYAGQGNHNLRVGDVDGDGCDEIIYGSCAIDHNGKGLYSTKMGHGDAIHLTHFDPSRKGLQVWDCHENKRDGSTYRDAATGEIILQVKSNKDVGRCMAADIDPTQPGVEMWSWEAGMRNAKGEAIAGRIKGLPTNMAVWWDGDLLRELLDKNIISKYDWKAQKVNRIVTFEGALSNNGTKAVPCLQGDIVGDWREEVLLRSEDNCSLRLYVSTIPTEYRFHTFLEDPIYRISIATQNVGYNQPTQPGFYFGPDLTKKKETFRGYQFK, from the coding sequence ATGAAAAGAAGTACAAGCTGGTTACTGTTATGTATGCTTACATTGGTTACTATACCGACTGTAATGGCACAACCCAATTACAACTATTCCAAACTCCAACGGGAGAAGCTCGGACGCGGAGTAATCGCTATCCGTGAGAACCCTTCGGAAGTTGCCGTCTCCTGGAGATATTTATCTTCCGACCCGATAAAAACCGGGTTCAATGTTTACCGGGACGGCAAGAAGCTGAACGACCAACCCGTTATCGCCGGTACGATGTTTCGCGACAAGAACGGAAGTCCGGCAGCGGCAGTTTATGAAGTACGCCCTGTGATAAAAGGCAAAGAGACTCACCATACGGATGGCAAGTATACCTTACCAGAGAACTCTCCTCTCGGCTATCTGCAAATACCATTGAAAAGACCGGAAGGCGGAGTGACTCCCGCAGGAGACAGCTATACGTATAGTCCTAACGACGCTTCCATCGGTGATGTGGACGGTGACGGAGAATATGAAATCATCTTGAAGTGGGACCCAAGCAATTCACGGGATAATTCACATGACGGATATACCGGAGAAGTGCTTATCGATTGTTACCGGCTGAACGGTGAACAGTTATGGCGCATTAATTTAGGTAAAAACATACGGGCAGGGGCACACTATACACAATTTATGGTATATGACCTGGACGGTGACGGGAAAGCGGAAGTCGTGACACGCACAGCAGACGGAAGTGTTGACGCAAAAGGGAATGTCATAGGGAACACTCAAGCCGATTATCGTGAACACGGTACTTTCAGCAAGAAAAGAAATGCGATTGTCAATCAAGGACGGGTATGGAAAGGCAAGGAGTATTTAACCGTATTTTCCGGACTGACGGGAGAAGCATTGCACACGATTGACTATATCCCTCAGCGCGGTGATCCTTCCGATTGGGGAGACGAGCGTGCCAACCGCAGCGACCGTTTTCTGGCTTGTGTAGCCTATCTGGATGGAATTCATCCAAGTGTAGTGATGTGTCGGGGTTATTACACCCGCACCGTCCTGGCTGCCTTCGACTGGAACGGGAAAGAACTGAAAAAACACTGGGTATTCGATAGTAATGATCCCGGTTGCGAAGATTATGCCGGACAAGGGAACCACAACCTGCGTGTAGGAGATGTGGACGGTGACGGTTGCGATGAAATTATTTACGGTTCTTGCGCCATCGACCATAATGGCAAAGGACTCTACTCTACCAAGATGGGACACGGAGACGCTATCCATCTTACCCATTTTGATCCTTCACGCAAGGGACTGCAAGTGTGGGACTGCCATGAGAACAAACGTGACGGCAGTACTTATCGCGACGCGGCAACGGGAGAGATCATTCTCCAAGTGAAAAGCAACAAGGATGTAGGCCGCTGTATGGCAGCCGACATCGACCCTACCCAGCCCGGAGTGGAAATGTGGTCGTGGGAAGCAGGAATGCGCAATGCAAAAGGAGAAGCTATTGCAGGCAGGATAAAAGGATTGCCTACCAACATGGCTGTGTGGTGGGATGGCGACTTGCTGCGCGAGTTATTGGATAAGAACATTATCAGCAAGTATGATTGGAAAGCACAAAAGGTAAACAGAATCGTAACATTCGAAGGGGCTCTCTCCAATAACGGAACGAAAGCCGTACCCTGTCTGCAAGGTGACATCGTGGGTGACTGGCGTGAAGAAGTGCTGTTACGCTCGGAAGACAACTGTTCCCTGCGACTGTATGTATCGACTATTCCTACTGAATACCGCTTCCATACCTTCCTGGAAGATCCTATATACAGAATCAGTATCGCAACCCAGAATGTAGGCTACAACCAACCAACGCAACCGGGATTCTATTTCGGGCCGGATCTCACTAAGAAGAAAGAGACTTTCAGAGGGTATCAGTTCAAGTAA
- a CDS encoding glycoside hydrolase family 28 protein, with the protein MKYLLSIVLLALIGFTSPKRTITVSAHDWGNVPVQPDLSWAEQVGAQRVPKSDCIHATDFGLKSDTSVLSTRFIQSAIDACHEKGGGTVIIPSGVYRIGALFIKSGVNLHLSKGTTLIASEDIRDYPEFPSRIAGIEMIWPSAVINIMDAENAALTGEGFIDCRGKVFWDKYWEMRKEYEKKKLRWIVDYDCKRVRGILVSNSKHITLKDFTLVRTGFWACQILYSDHCSVDGVTINNNVGGHGPSTDGIDIDSSTNILVENCEVDCNDDNICIKAGRDADGLRVNRPTENVVIRNCTARKGAGLVTCGSETSGSIRNVLAYDLKAYGTGAALRLKSSMNRGGTVENIYMTRVKADSVKYVLAVGLNWNPKYSYSALPEEYKGKKIPLHWVTMLTPVEPKEKGYPYFRNVYFSNIQADRAKRFITASGWNEELRIENFYLSNINASVESAGKIAYSKNFRLKDIRLTVEDKTKVQEADNIDSRIEIDYK; encoded by the coding sequence ATGAAGTATCTTTTATCTATTGTACTATTGGCATTGATTGGCTTTACGAGTCCGAAAAGAACCATTACCGTTTCCGCGCATGACTGGGGGAATGTCCCCGTACAGCCCGATTTGTCGTGGGCGGAACAGGTAGGTGCGCAACGGGTTCCTAAATCCGACTGTATCCATGCAACGGACTTCGGACTGAAAAGTGATACTTCCGTTCTTAGTACCCGTTTTATTCAGTCGGCTATTGACGCTTGCCATGAAAAGGGGGGAGGGACGGTTATCATTCCTTCGGGCGTTTACCGTATAGGCGCCTTATTCATTAAAAGCGGAGTGAACCTTCATCTGAGCAAAGGCACAACGTTGATAGCAAGTGAGGATATCCGTGACTATCCGGAATTCCCTTCGCGTATTGCCGGCATTGAAATGATATGGCCTTCGGCTGTTATCAATATCATGGATGCGGAGAATGCAGCGTTGACAGGTGAAGGATTCATTGATTGCCGTGGAAAGGTGTTTTGGGATAAATATTGGGAGATGCGCAAGGAATATGAGAAGAAGAAACTCCGTTGGATTGTGGATTACGACTGCAAACGGGTGCGGGGAATCCTTGTCTCAAACAGCAAACATATCACTTTAAAAGATTTCACCCTTGTACGTACCGGTTTTTGGGCTTGCCAGATTTTGTATTCCGATCATTGTTCGGTGGATGGCGTTACCATTAATAATAATGTGGGAGGACACGGACCGAGTACGGATGGAATTGATATAGACTCTTCGACCAATATTCTGGTTGAGAACTGTGAAGTGGATTGCAATGACGATAATATCTGTATCAAAGCGGGTCGCGATGCGGATGGGCTACGCGTGAACCGACCGACGGAGAATGTGGTAATCCGTAACTGTACCGCACGCAAAGGGGCGGGATTGGTGACGTGCGGCAGTGAGACTTCCGGTTCTATCCGTAATGTGCTTGCCTACGATCTGAAAGCTTACGGCACGGGAGCGGCGTTGCGTCTGAAATCATCCATGAATCGTGGAGGAACGGTGGAGAATATTTATATGACCCGTGTGAAGGCTGATAGCGTAAAGTATGTATTGGCTGTGGGGTTAAACTGGAATCCCAAATACAGTTACTCCGCTTTGCCCGAAGAATATAAGGGGAAAAAGATTCCGTTACACTGGGTTACCATGCTGACTCCCGTCGAACCGAAGGAGAAAGGATATCCTTATTTCCGGAATGTGTATTTCTCGAATATACAGGCCGACAGGGCAAAACGTTTTATCACAGCTTCCGGATGGAATGAGGAGCTCCGCATTGAGAACTTCTACCTGTCTAATATTAATGCGAGTGTGGAGTCTGCCGGAAAAATCGCTTATAGCAAGAACTTCCGGTTGAAGGATATCCGTCTGACAGTGGAAGATAAGACTAAAGTGCAGGAGGCGGATAATATAGACAGCCGGATTGAGATAGATTATAAATGA
- a CDS encoding type II toxin-antitoxin system RelE/ParE family toxin codes for MEISFDKEYLRQLYEEGMTVDKKHRFQPHIIARYQLRIKVLEQVRGIEELLAINSLHYEVLKGDKAGISSVRVNDQYRIEFTVKQISSETVVTICNILELSNHYK; via the coding sequence ATGGAAATAAGCTTTGATAAAGAATATCTGCGTCAATTGTATGAGGAAGGGATGACAGTGGATAAAAAACACCGCTTCCAACCTCATATTATAGCCCGATATCAGCTACGTATCAAGGTCTTGGAACAAGTCCGGGGTATAGAAGAACTCCTTGCAATCAATTCGCTGCACTATGAAGTGCTGAAGGGTGATAAAGCAGGCATCTCGTCCGTCCGGGTGAACGACCAATACCGCATTGAGTTTACAGTAAAGCAAATCTCGTCCGAAACAGTCGTGACGATATGCAATATTTTAGAATTGTCGAACCATTATAAATAA